One genomic region from Bacillus aquiflavi encodes:
- a CDS encoding AAA family ATPase: MRPLKLTMQAFGPYADKECIDFTKLENRTMFVISGKTGAGKTTIFDGISYAIYGRASGNDRNGSELRSQFAQDHMLTEVALEFWLRNNTYYIWRSPQQEKKKERGNGYTTISAKAELYVLNDQGEKQLLAANVRDVDEKIKEIMQMDSNQFRQILMIPQGEFRKLLISDSKEKEVILQRLFHTEIYKRIEEKLKEEANQLTKSIEKLREERNHTVRAIQVIQSEELKSCLEAENTNDNLIISLLTEEIAYMNDELERLSEIAREQKEERDRLTQKLFEGEAIVKQLTVRDELKLKKAKLEEEKDIYEQKEAEITLAHKASILAQQEMLCHRLKRELDQANLQLTAISDNTKQLSQSLKAQQEALEQELARENERKSLADEINRLNGMEDDVYSFARYQEAVTKLKDTIEGEKNRKDRFNKRMNALDIHIKQLQADKEKIEKGQLRFVENERTLDKLTYELAMLDKYNTLFIELHDENASFMRKKKEFENITARYEDEKALLYEIETRWHRGQAAMLAKTLHVGEPCPVCGSTHHPQPATSSDQLLPTEDDLRAAKQQMLQLERDNLNVEREYYRIQLEINSLEKSATELAAELRTIHPNFSAETLRQLKAELLQKQTELQVEQNDLKLEKKQLANMTATIVKLENEQAELKKKMESIETSLNKLTIEFTEKNTTLTRMMATIPENLRTIQAYEAERNAAQKKLKMMEKQLEDMQQKYQRTKEKFASEQARFETVQKQGTELATKLETERELFKETMLSQGFSNYTTYRTAKRTEQEIKILEQAVRRYREELRSVSDRYLELAELLKDVKVPQIDKLKEIIASIDEQYTKLQDDYTSLLMKKKDNEEIRQRIENINSELKELEASYQIIGHLSEMSKGQNVLRITFERFVLASFLDDILQKANVRLTKMTGGRYQLLRKTDRSKGNVQSGLELLVFDQYTGQERHVKTLSGGESFKAALSLALGLADVVQRHAGGVSLETMFIDEGFGTLDPESLDQAVEALIDIQNSGRLVGIISHVPELKERIDARLEVVATKTGSTATFEFLNG, from the coding sequence ATGAGACCGTTAAAGCTGACGATGCAGGCGTTTGGACCATACGCCGATAAAGAGTGTATTGATTTTACAAAGCTTGAAAATAGGACGATGTTTGTCATTTCTGGTAAAACAGGAGCTGGTAAAACAACGATTTTTGATGGGATTAGTTATGCGATTTATGGCAGAGCAAGCGGCAACGATCGAAATGGTTCCGAGCTTCGCAGCCAATTTGCACAAGACCACATGTTGACAGAAGTAGCGCTTGAGTTTTGGCTGCGAAATAATACGTACTATATATGGCGCTCCCCTCAACAGGAAAAGAAAAAAGAACGGGGGAATGGGTATACGACGATCAGCGCAAAGGCTGAACTGTACGTATTAAATGACCAAGGAGAAAAGCAGCTTTTAGCGGCAAATGTTCGTGATGTTGATGAAAAAATAAAAGAAATTATGCAAATGGACAGCAACCAGTTTCGGCAAATTTTAATGATTCCACAAGGGGAGTTTCGCAAACTGCTAATTTCCGATAGTAAAGAGAAGGAGGTCATTCTGCAACGGCTTTTTCATACTGAAATATATAAACGAATAGAAGAAAAGTTAAAAGAAGAGGCAAATCAGTTAACAAAGTCTATTGAAAAGCTAAGAGAAGAGCGAAACCATACCGTTCGAGCGATTCAAGTCATTCAGAGCGAGGAATTAAAAAGCTGCTTAGAAGCAGAAAATACAAATGACAATTTAATCATATCGCTTTTAACAGAAGAGATCGCTTATATGAACGACGAACTGGAAAGGTTAAGCGAAATAGCAAGAGAACAAAAAGAAGAACGAGACAGATTAACACAAAAGTTATTTGAAGGAGAGGCAATAGTAAAACAGCTCACGGTAAGAGATGAATTAAAACTCAAAAAGGCTAAGCTCGAAGAAGAAAAAGATATATACGAACAAAAGGAAGCGGAAATCACATTAGCTCATAAAGCGAGTATTTTAGCACAGCAGGAAATGCTTTGCCACCGTCTGAAACGAGAGCTTGATCAAGCAAATTTGCAGTTGACTGCGATAAGTGACAATACAAAACAGCTGTCACAATCTTTAAAGGCACAGCAGGAGGCATTGGAACAAGAACTGGCCCGTGAGAATGAAAGAAAAAGCTTAGCAGATGAAATTAATCGGCTTAACGGCATGGAAGATGATGTGTATTCATTTGCTCGCTACCAAGAAGCCGTTACCAAATTAAAGGATACAATAGAAGGGGAAAAAAACCGCAAGGACCGCTTTAATAAACGAATGAACGCTCTTGATATACATATAAAACAATTGCAAGCAGATAAAGAAAAAATTGAAAAAGGCCAGCTTCGTTTTGTTGAAAATGAACGAACGCTAGATAAGCTTACTTATGAACTTGCTATGCTAGATAAATATAACACGTTATTTATTGAACTTCATGATGAGAATGCATCATTTATGAGAAAAAAGAAAGAGTTTGAAAATATAACTGCCAGATATGAAGATGAAAAAGCCCTTCTTTATGAGATTGAAACAAGGTGGCATCGAGGACAAGCAGCGATGCTTGCAAAAACACTTCATGTTGGGGAGCCATGTCCTGTTTGTGGATCAACGCATCATCCCCAGCCGGCAACATCATCAGATCAATTGCTTCCTACTGAAGACGACTTGCGTGCCGCAAAGCAGCAAATGCTTCAACTAGAACGAGATAATTTAAATGTAGAGCGAGAATATTATAGAATACAGCTCGAAATTAACTCATTGGAGAAATCAGCTACAGAACTTGCTGCAGAGCTGCGCACAATTCATCCGAATTTTTCAGCCGAAACGTTACGACAGTTGAAAGCGGAACTGTTGCAAAAGCAAACAGAATTGCAAGTGGAACAAAATGATTTAAAACTAGAGAAAAAACAGCTTGCAAATATGACTGCAACGATTGTCAAACTTGAGAATGAACAAGCTGAATTGAAAAAAAAAATGGAATCAATCGAGACAAGCTTAAATAAATTAACGATTGAATTTACGGAAAAAAACACAACGTTAACTCGAATGATGGCGACGATTCCAGAAAATTTACGTACAATTCAAGCATACGAGGCAGAACGAAATGCCGCTCAGAAAAAACTAAAAATGATGGAAAAGCAGCTTGAGGACATGCAGCAGAAATATCAACGTACGAAAGAAAAATTCGCAAGTGAACAAGCACGTTTTGAAACCGTTCAAAAGCAAGGAACTGAGCTGGCTACAAAACTAGAAACCGAACGAGAGTTATTTAAAGAAACGATGTTATCACAAGGTTTTAGCAATTATACTACATACAGAACTGCGAAACGGACAGAACAAGAAATAAAAATACTTGAACAGGCTGTTCGCCGTTATCGTGAGGAACTACGCTCTGTTTCTGATCGCTATCTCGAATTGGCCGAGCTATTAAAAGATGTGAAAGTGCCTCAAATCGACAAATTGAAAGAGATAATCGCTTCAATAGATGAACAATATACGAAGTTACAAGATGATTATACGAGCCTATTAATGAAAAAGAAGGATAATGAAGAGATTCGTCAACGAATTGAAAATATAAATAGCGAGTTGAAAGAGTTAGAAGCAAGCTATCAAATTATTGGACATTTATCGGAAATGTCAAAAGGACAAAATGTTTTGCGGATTACGTTTGAGCGCTTTGTACTGGCATCTTTTTTAGATGATATTTTACAAAAAGCAAATGTAAGATTAACGAAAATGACGGGAGGGCGCTATCAACTTTTAAGAAAAACCGATCGCTCAAAAGGGAATGTTCAAAGTGGTCTTGAACTTCTCGTTTTTGACCAATATACAGGTCAAGAACGTCATGTGAAAACATTATCAGGGGGGGAGAGCTTTAAAGCGGCATTGTCCCTTGCACTTGGTTTAGCTGATGTTGTCCAGCGACATGCAGGAGGGGTTTCATTAGAGACGATGTTTATTGACGAAGGTTTTGGAACATTAGATCCCGAATCGTTAGATCAAGCTGTTGAAGCATTAATTGATATCCAAAACAGTGGCCGTCTCGTTGGGATTATTTCTCATGTTCCTGAGCTTAAAGAACGAATTGATGCCCGCTTAGAAGTAGTGGCTACAAAGACGGGGAGTACGGCAACATTTGAGTTTTTAAATGGATAA
- the selB gene encoding selenocysteine-specific translation elongation factor produces MAGHIDHGKTTLTKALTHIDTDRLKEEKERQISIELGFAPLYEDDELQISVIDVPGHERFIRQMIAGVTGIDLVVLVVAADEGVMPQTKEHLDILRFLGVKNGIVAITKIDRVDEEFIELVKDDIFAELTGTVFENAPFVLVDSISGKGIAHLKSLIIESLKDQQMRDAGGAFRLPIDQVFTVKGQGTVVRGTVFEGVVAEGETLTILPKGLIGRVRQIQVHHKQANQAFAGQRTAINLTGISKEDIKRGDVLVSSDHFTVTNTIDVALRIVGDLDYIVKQRMPIKCHIGTAEVMGRIVFFDRNELLAAHDEILCQLRLDEEVVTKRGDRFIIRRPSPQETIGGGWVIDARGEKYRFGKKTVSELEKKKKGTPKERIISALLEEKSLSFTQLIKRAALEEQTLKEKLKDEAFILYNGREYTLQAIVLNIQTEMKERLETFHKEYPLKKGLNKAELFQGLELDYPKGLLEYAADQAVTSALLGRAGQFLFQVDFKPHVPNNWRKRTEHMLENLKIDGMKVEYLSNYLEKAGIPDLLVHDLVRFLEEEELVVSLNDQFYWHGDIFREAVKTLRNGTEDEFTVGEAKDILGLSRKYIIPFLERLDSKQLTKRIENKRRWQ; encoded by the coding sequence ATGGCAGGCCATATTGATCATGGGAAAACAACATTAACGAAAGCGCTCACTCATATAGATACTGATCGGCTAAAAGAAGAAAAAGAACGGCAAATTTCTATTGAACTTGGCTTTGCCCCATTGTATGAAGATGATGAGTTGCAAATTTCTGTTATAGATGTACCGGGACATGAGCGATTTATTAGGCAAATGATTGCCGGGGTGACAGGCATTGACTTAGTCGTCCTCGTAGTCGCAGCGGATGAAGGAGTCATGCCGCAAACGAAGGAACATCTTGATATTCTTCGTTTTTTAGGAGTTAAAAATGGAATTGTTGCGATTACAAAAATAGATCGAGTCGATGAAGAGTTTATCGAATTAGTAAAAGACGATATTTTCGCTGAATTAACGGGAACGGTGTTTGAAAATGCCCCGTTTGTTCTCGTTGATAGTATTTCAGGGAAAGGAATAGCGCATTTAAAGTCGCTTATTATCGAATCGTTAAAAGATCAGCAAATGCGGGATGCAGGGGGAGCCTTTCGCTTACCGATTGACCAAGTTTTTACTGTGAAAGGTCAAGGTACTGTCGTGAGAGGAACAGTTTTTGAAGGAGTTGTTGCGGAAGGGGAAACGCTAACGATTTTACCGAAAGGATTAATCGGAAGGGTTAGACAAATACAAGTCCATCATAAACAAGCAAATCAAGCTTTTGCAGGGCAACGAACGGCGATTAATTTAACAGGAATCTCTAAAGAAGACATAAAAAGAGGGGATGTCCTCGTTTCATCAGACCATTTTACAGTGACAAACACAATTGATGTTGCTCTTCGTATTGTTGGCGATTTAGATTATATTGTTAAACAACGAATGCCGATTAAATGTCATATTGGCACAGCTGAAGTAATGGGCCGGATTGTTTTCTTTGACCGAAATGAATTGTTAGCAGCTCATGACGAAATTTTGTGTCAGCTACGTTTAGATGAAGAAGTTGTGACAAAGCGCGGCGACAGATTTATTATTCGCCGTCCAAGCCCCCAAGAAACGATAGGAGGCGGCTGGGTAATTGATGCGAGGGGAGAAAAATATCGCTTCGGTAAAAAAACTGTTTCTGAGCTTGAAAAGAAAAAGAAAGGTACACCGAAGGAAAGAATTATTTCTGCATTATTAGAGGAAAAAAGCTTATCTTTTACGCAATTAATAAAACGAGCTGCACTTGAAGAACAGACGTTAAAAGAAAAACTTAAAGATGAAGCATTTATTTTATACAACGGAAGAGAATATACGCTTCAAGCTATCGTTTTAAACATTCAAACAGAAATGAAAGAGCGGCTGGAAACATTTCATAAAGAATACCCGTTAAAGAAAGGGTTAAATAAGGCTGAGTTATTTCAAGGGTTAGAGCTGGATTATCCGAAAGGGCTACTTGAATATGCGGCAGATCAAGCTGTTACCTCAGCTTTATTAGGGAGAGCTGGCCAGTTTCTTTTTCAGGTGGATTTCAAACCGCATGTTCCAAATAACTGGAGGAAACGGACAGAGCATATGCTTGAAAATTTGAAAATAGACGGGATGAAGGTAGAATATTTAAGCAATTATCTCGAAAAGGCAGGAATTCCAGACTTATTAGTTCATGACTTAGTCCGTTTCCTTGAAGAGGAGGAATTGGTCGTTTCGCTTAATGATCAGTTTTATTGGCATGGTGATATTTTCCGCGAAGCCGTAAAAACGTTGCGGAATGGAACTGAAGATGAGTTTACAGTTGGTGAAGCTAAAGATATTCTCGGGCTGTCACGAAAGTATATCATCCCATTTCTGGAACGCCTTGACAGTAAACAATTAACGAAGCGGATAGAAAATAAAAGGAGATGGCAATAG
- a CDS encoding YidH family protein: protein MEKEKLVQTVDSKYIQQHLANERTYLAWVRTAIAIIGLGFLITNVHFSLKPFFSQTGDMLANIIGIISVIFGVVTILISTYSYFKKLKTINEQTFKASKLFVGILSTLLIVIILIFAVYLFFII from the coding sequence ATGGAAAAGGAAAAATTAGTGCAAACGGTAGATTCTAAATATATTCAGCAGCATTTAGCAAATGAACGTACATATTTGGCATGGGTTCGTACTGCGATTGCGATTATTGGTCTCGGGTTTCTGATCACGAATGTACATTTCTCACTCAAGCCTTTCTTTAGTCAAACGGGCGATATGTTGGCAAATATTATCGGAATTATATCTGTTATTTTCGGGGTTGTGACGATTTTAATATCAACCTATAGTTATTTTAAAAAGCTCAAAACCATTAATGAACAAACATTTAAAGCTTCTAAGCTTTTTGTCGGAATACTATCGACTCTCTTAATCGTCATCATCCTTATTTTCGCTGTTTATTTGTTCTTTATTATATAA
- a CDS encoding TRAP transporter large permease yields the protein MLAALIIFIILLLLQVPIAFVLGITTISYIILSNNLGLLPTAPQRLYSGLESYGLLAIPLFMLAGELMNSGGITKRLIHFSKTIVGHFRGGLAYVNVVSNMLLASIIGSATAQIAMMSRTMVPAMEKEGYSREFSASTTAAAGLLGPIIPPSMLFIIYGVSSGASIGTMFLAGILPGLILGLSIILLIAYTGKKQQWQSSERASLSKIGRSFIEVIPALLVPVIIIAGILSGIFTPTESAAIACVVALLIGFFFYRELTIKDLPKVIINTTITTATITMLIAMANLFGWMLSFEQIPQAIAEWMVSLTENPIIFLLLVNIFLLLIGMVMDGIAALIILVPIFTPLLANFNIDPVHFGVIICLNLTIGLLTPPVGAGLYIASALGQVKLEQLTKAIWPFLIVSLASLLMITYWPDLVLWLPTIMNN from the coding sequence TTGCTGGCAGCATTGATCATCTTCATTATCTTGCTTTTACTTCAAGTGCCTATCGCTTTTGTACTTGGAATTACAACAATTTCATATATCATTTTAAGTAATAATTTAGGACTGCTGCCTACAGCTCCACAGCGCCTATATTCAGGGCTTGAAAGCTATGGATTACTGGCAATTCCGTTATTTATGCTTGCTGGAGAGTTAATGAACTCAGGCGGCATTACGAAAAGACTGATTCATTTTTCAAAAACAATCGTTGGACACTTTAGAGGCGGTTTGGCATATGTAAACGTTGTTTCTAATATGCTTTTAGCATCCATTATCGGTTCGGCAACTGCGCAAATTGCGATGATGAGCAGAACAATGGTTCCAGCAATGGAAAAGGAAGGATATTCAAGAGAGTTCAGTGCTTCGACAACCGCAGCAGCCGGACTGCTTGGACCGATTATCCCTCCAAGTATGCTCTTCATTATTTATGGTGTTTCATCCGGGGCATCAATTGGAACGATGTTTTTGGCAGGCATTTTACCTGGCTTGATTCTTGGACTTAGTATTATTTTACTTATCGCTTATACAGGAAAAAAACAGCAATGGCAAAGTTCAGAAAGAGCCAGTCTGAGTAAAATAGGACGTTCATTCATTGAAGTGATCCCTGCTTTATTAGTACCTGTTATTATTATTGCTGGGATATTAAGCGGAATTTTCACACCGACTGAATCAGCTGCCATTGCCTGTGTTGTCGCACTGTTAATCGGGTTCTTTTTTTATCGGGAATTAACAATTAAAGATCTTCCTAAAGTGATAATTAACACAACCATTACTACTGCGACAATTACAATGCTAATTGCTATGGCAAATTTATTCGGCTGGATGCTGTCTTTTGAACAAATTCCACAAGCAATTGCTGAATGGATGGTATCTCTTACAGAAAATCCAATTATTTTTCTCTTATTAGTAAACATATTCTTACTATTAATAGGGATGGTTATGGATGGAATTGCTGCTCTTATTATACTAGTTCCGATTTTCACGCCGTTGCTGGCTAATTTTAATATTGATCCTGTCCACTTTGGGGTCATTATTTGTCTAAATTTAACAATTGGTTTATTAACTCCGCCGGTAGGTGCTGGGCTATATATTGCATCAGCACTCGGTCAAGTAAAGCTTGAACAATTAACAAAAGCAATTTGGCCGTTTTTAATTGTTTCACTTGCCTCCCTTCTTATGATTACTTACTGGCCAGATCTTGTCCTTTGGCTTCCAACGATTATGAATAATTAA
- a CDS encoding TRAP transporter small permease, whose product MNFIHKISNLVFNIEKLLAIILCTLMLSSLFAGVVFRYALNAPLTWSEETAIFSLVWLTFIGGSMGIKSQKSAVITLFMDKFHGKLRMILMAISILALLLFVVYIFYLSVIWLSSPTVLLQKSNSMQMPMIIAYLSVPVSFFFIFIHSLDLLIKKFRQEKEA is encoded by the coding sequence ATGAATTTCATTCACAAAATAAGTAACTTGGTTTTTAACATTGAAAAGCTCTTAGCGATTATATTATGCACGTTAATGCTTAGCTCGCTTTTTGCAGGAGTTGTCTTTCGGTACGCTTTAAATGCTCCTTTAACATGGTCAGAAGAAACGGCTATTTTTTCGCTCGTCTGGCTTACTTTCATCGGCGGGAGCATGGGGATTAAAAGCCAAAAGTCTGCTGTAATTACACTTTTTATGGACAAGTTTCATGGGAAATTAAGAATGATTTTAATGGCAATCAGTATTTTAGCTTTATTATTGTTCGTTGTATATATTTTCTACTTGTCAGTTATTTGGCTTTCGTCGCCTACAGTCTTATTGCAAAAATCCAATTCGATGCAGATGCCAATGATCATTGCTTATTTAAGCGTTCCTGTCAGCTTCTTTTTTATCTTTATTCACTCTCTAGATTTACTAATCAAAAAATTCCGTCAAGAAAAGGAGGCGTAA
- a CDS encoding TRAP transporter substrate-binding protein → MKTTYTKLLALFFFVVLTFTITGCGNNSKKTESSNNENSAYTFKVSHVTQKDHIWHKTAEKFGEELESLSNGRMKLEIYPASQLGQEKDMVQQLETGSIDFGFLTNAYMSTRQESLNAWFLPFTFKNLDEANKARQSEAAREMLKELEDQGLVGLDFIFVGNRHILLKDDHISSPHDLKGKKVRIIGSPIIQDFWKATGAGPTAMPLPEVYTSLQTGVIDGIDIDLDALVTEKYYENAKQLTLTNHMTFPAVIVMSKQSYSSLSKEDQHIVNEAIKTAVDWGVEEAIKREEENLEKLKAAGVEVEELSDISSFAAIKKEIQEKYQQQSPIIKSFIESLE, encoded by the coding sequence ATGAAAACAACTTACACAAAATTGCTAGCTCTTTTTTTTTTTGTAGTCCTTACTTTCACGATCACAGGCTGTGGAAACAACTCAAAGAAAACTGAATCATCAAACAATGAGAATTCAGCCTACACATTTAAGGTTTCTCATGTGACGCAAAAAGATCATATATGGCACAAAACCGCAGAGAAATTTGGCGAAGAGCTTGAATCGCTGTCAAACGGGAGAATGAAGCTTGAAATTTATCCTGCATCCCAATTAGGACAAGAAAAAGATATGGTGCAACAGCTTGAAACGGGATCAATTGATTTTGGATTTTTAACGAACGCCTATATGAGTACACGTCAAGAATCTTTAAATGCGTGGTTTTTACCTTTTACATTTAAAAACTTAGATGAAGCTAATAAGGCTAGACAATCTGAGGCAGCACGCGAAATGTTAAAAGAGCTGGAAGACCAAGGGTTAGTTGGTTTAGATTTTATTTTTGTCGGTAATCGCCACATTTTATTGAAAGATGATCATATTTCATCGCCCCATGATCTTAAAGGTAAAAAAGTAAGAATTATCGGAAGCCCAATCATTCAAGATTTCTGGAAGGCTACTGGAGCAGGTCCTACTGCAATGCCGCTTCCGGAAGTTTATACGTCACTTCAAACTGGTGTCATTGATGGAATTGATATTGATTTAGATGCGCTAGTAACTGAAAAATATTATGAGAACGCGAAGCAATTAACGTTAACAAATCATATGACATTTCCAGCAGTCATTGTCATGAGTAAACAATCGTACTCAAGCTTGTCAAAAGAAGATCAACATATTGTGAACGAAGCGATTAAAACAGCAGTTGATTGGGGGGTCGAGGAAGCAATTAAACGTGAAGAGGAGAATCTTGAAAAGCTTAAAGCGGCTGGTGTAGAGGTAGAAGAACTATCTGATATCAGTTCATTTGCTGCTATTAAAAAGGAAATTCAAGAAAAATATCAACAACAATCTCCGATTATTAAATCATTTATAGAGTCGCTTGAATAA
- a CDS encoding IclR family transcriptional regulator, with protein sequence MVNEKKNNSMIQSLQLGMSIVELIASQEQPLKFSDIQELSNITKSNLYKYLNTLTHLGLLHRDKREGTYILGSKLIEYGVAAIGHQDTISKVTPYLQEISRNTSLTSLLAVWTYEGPVIANIWSSSQGLNIGAQIGTKLPILSSSGKIFSVFNDQALIKEWKTNELNLLSNEEQMLFEQETQEIKKNHIAFAKEPLVPFVSSISIPLFNYSASLLGAITVVGFSQHIPQTIESKTAAYLLNMSTEISNIFGYQKDKSAK encoded by the coding sequence ATGGTTAATGAGAAAAAAAATAATTCTATGATTCAATCACTTCAATTAGGTATGAGCATTGTCGAGTTAATCGCGTCACAGGAACAACCGCTAAAGTTTTCTGACATACAGGAATTGTCTAATATTACCAAAAGTAACCTTTATAAATATTTAAATACGTTAACACATTTAGGCCTTCTACATCGAGATAAAAGAGAAGGAACATACATACTTGGAAGTAAACTAATTGAATATGGTGTGGCAGCGATTGGTCACCAAGATACGATTAGTAAAGTAACGCCATATTTACAAGAAATAAGCCGAAATACTTCATTAACTTCACTATTAGCCGTATGGACATATGAAGGTCCTGTGATTGCTAATATTTGGAGTTCAAGTCAAGGCTTAAATATCGGTGCACAAATAGGAACTAAATTACCTATTTTGTCATCTTCAGGGAAAATATTTTCGGTATTTAACGATCAAGCTCTTATAAAAGAATGGAAAACAAATGAATTAAATCTACTATCTAATGAAGAGCAAATGTTATTTGAACAAGAAACGCAAGAGATTAAAAAAAATCACATTGCTTTTGCAAAGGAACCTCTTGTCCCATTCGTATCATCTATTTCTATTCCTTTGTTTAACTACAGTGCTAGTTTGCTCGGTGCAATAACCGTTGTTGGATTTTCTCAGCATATTCCACAAACAATTGAAAGCAAAACTGCTGCATATTTGCTAAACATGTCAACCGAGATTTCTAACATTTTCGGTTATCAAAAAGATAAAAGCGCAAAGTAA
- a CDS encoding c-type cytochrome, translating into MNFPVVEFPWLGNGTVIAIIAIIHVIVSHGVAIGASTLMVSLEYRGMKTNNEKLDGVARKFSKWILIITTTVGAITGVGIWFSTTVIQPDSIGSLLRIFFWAWFAEWIVFITEVVLLIIYFYTWDKFKGAKKVIHNRIGWALVIFSWLTAAIITGILSAKLTPGKWTETLSFWNAFFNPTYMPSLAFRTFIALMLAVALIAFLINIFIKDKDLQKEVYKVFSFWTAISLPAILITGAWYLANIPQEAYDLVVWSTGMSENMFKIVNLLGLAAFLIFAFWMAKSPKKVPLILSLGVLVASMGFIAEFEMVRESVRKPYIIYNYMYANGTLAKDKEQYKEEGYLANSTFAKVKEVTEENKMEAGRELYKGQCLVCHTVDGWRDKRAFSNRLNGWTEDSIANYITTLHETRYFMPPFMGTDEERKALAHYLYNVVNEENQSTAMEGDQ; encoded by the coding sequence ATGAACTTTCCTGTCGTTGAATTCCCGTGGCTTGGAAATGGAACAGTAATTGCTATTATTGCAATTATTCACGTAATTGTTAGCCATGGAGTAGCTATCGGGGCTTCGACCTTAATGGTATCCCTCGAATATAGGGGGATGAAAACGAACAATGAAAAGCTTGATGGAGTGGCGCGGAAGTTTAGTAAATGGATACTAATCATAACGACCACAGTTGGTGCGATAACAGGGGTTGGAATTTGGTTCTCTACAACTGTCATCCAACCAGATTCAATCGGTTCATTACTGAGAATTTTCTTTTGGGCATGGTTTGCAGAATGGATCGTCTTTATAACAGAAGTGGTTCTTTTAATCATTTATTTCTACACATGGGATAAATTTAAAGGAGCTAAAAAGGTTATTCATAACCGAATTGGTTGGGCGCTTGTCATCTTTTCATGGTTGACTGCAGCCATTATTACTGGAATTTTATCAGCAAAATTAACTCCAGGAAAATGGACAGAAACATTATCATTCTGGAATGCATTTTTCAATCCAACTTACATGCCGTCTCTAGCTTTTAGAACGTTTATTGCTTTAATGTTAGCGGTTGCATTAATTGCCTTTCTTATTAATATTTTTATCAAGGATAAGGATTTACAAAAAGAGGTTTATAAAGTATTTAGTTTTTGGACAGCCATCTCCTTGCCAGCTATCTTAATAACTGGTGCCTGGTATTTGGCCAACATTCCACAAGAAGCTTATGACCTTGTCGTTTGGTCAACTGGAATGAGCGAAAACATGTTTAAAATCGTTAATCTTCTTGGTCTTGCTGCTTTTCTTATTTTTGCATTTTGGATGGCGAAATCACCCAAGAAAGTACCGCTTATTTTATCACTTGGAGTATTGGTTGCTTCAATGGGATTCATTGCAGAGTTTGAAATGGTACGCGAATCTGTTCGTAAACCGTATATCATTTATAACTATATGTATGCCAACGGTACACTGGCGAAAGATAAGGAACAGTATAAAGAAGAAGGATATTTGGCAAACTCTACTTTTGCAAAGGTGAAGGAAGTAACAGAAGAAAATAAAATGGAAGCTGGCCGTGAATTGTATAAAGGTCAATGTTTAGTTTGTCACACTGTCGATGGTTGGAGAGATAAACGCGCATTTTCTAATCGTCTTAACGGCTGGACAGAGGATTCAATAGCAAATTATATTACAACCCTTCATGAGACAAGATATTTTATGCCTCCATTTATGGGAACAGATGAAGAACGTAAGGCATTAGCACATTACTTGTATAATGTTGTCAATGAAGAAAATCAATCAACAGCAATGGAGGGGGATCAATAA